In Exiguobacterium sibiricum 7-3, a genomic segment contains:
- a CDS encoding FTR1 family iron permease, with protein MRFLLNLFLTGLLCTTIGMPIAHADSKTDALYVSIGQALSAVNDQNRSTLRMTLAELQKQVEKLPVSAEQKVIQQRLTEVQKQTSLSAVRQQLTELSTAVRALEETKQPTDDPAAKKRLKELFALTKQLRTASDMSERKQLQSELLTAWTDRETVVRETSIGHYGQVEMGLSAIRIALARETFDSSELNQALDQFDGSIRSFLKGETVQAVKQTGLAELTALLKQADQQLGDQDVPAAEKTLTTFIERWPSGEGEVRTRSSSLYTTIESDVPVLLSRLDQTTVASTRSDLAPIITSLEVLAQKTTYSFVDAMLVMLREGLEALLIISALVAFTRKAKVTGERMIWSGALFGLLASGALALIIQQFFSTALAAVGREQIEGWTGLAAVLMMLLVGSWLHSKTAIASRQTELAMNLAGRSLFAVSFLTIFREGAETLLFYIGMAPAMTSTALAGGIVLAIALIGILSLAVIYLGVRLPINRLFLVATGLIYLMAFKILGASLHALQITGILPIHVMSYMPSLPWMGIYPTYETIVPQAGLCLLIGFLIYRRRQSPAVLRKAV; from the coding sequence ATGCGCTTTTTGCTTAACTTATTTTTGACGGGACTTCTCTGCACGACGATCGGGATGCCGATTGCTCATGCCGATTCGAAAACAGATGCCTTGTATGTTTCAATCGGTCAAGCTCTGTCGGCAGTCAACGACCAAAACCGGAGTACCCTTCGGATGACCCTTGCCGAGTTGCAGAAACAGGTGGAGAAATTACCGGTTTCGGCTGAGCAGAAGGTGATTCAGCAACGATTGACGGAAGTCCAGAAACAAACCTCTTTGTCTGCCGTCAGACAACAGTTGACGGAGTTGTCGACGGCTGTCCGGGCGCTGGAAGAAACTAAACAGCCAACGGACGATCCGGCCGCTAAAAAACGGTTGAAGGAATTGTTCGCCTTAACGAAGCAACTGAGAACGGCATCCGACATGTCCGAGCGTAAGCAGTTGCAGTCCGAATTGCTGACAGCTTGGACGGACCGTGAAACTGTCGTCCGGGAGACGAGTATCGGACACTATGGCCAGGTCGAGATGGGACTGTCCGCAATCCGGATTGCTTTGGCCCGCGAAACATTTGATTCGTCGGAGCTGAATCAGGCACTCGATCAATTTGATGGAAGTATCCGCTCCTTCCTGAAAGGCGAAACCGTCCAGGCAGTAAAACAGACAGGGCTCGCCGAGTTGACGGCATTACTTAAACAGGCGGATCAGCAACTCGGAGATCAGGACGTACCGGCAGCGGAGAAAACACTGACGACCTTTATCGAACGTTGGCCGAGCGGGGAAGGGGAAGTCCGGACCCGTAGCAGTTCTCTGTATACGACGATTGAATCGGATGTGCCCGTCCTGTTATCGCGGTTAGATCAGACGACGGTGGCTTCCACCCGATCCGATTTAGCGCCAATCATCACATCACTTGAAGTGTTAGCGCAGAAAACGACCTATTCCTTCGTGGATGCGATGCTCGTCATGTTGCGGGAAGGTCTGGAAGCCTTGCTGATCATCAGCGCCCTTGTCGCCTTTACCCGAAAAGCTAAGGTGACGGGAGAACGAATGATTTGGAGTGGGGCGTTATTTGGATTACTCGCGAGCGGAGCACTGGCACTGATCATCCAACAGTTCTTTTCAACGGCACTTGCCGCTGTCGGACGGGAACAGATTGAAGGATGGACCGGACTGGCCGCAGTGTTGATGATGCTTCTCGTCGGTTCGTGGTTACATTCGAAAACGGCGATCGCTTCACGTCAAACCGAACTGGCAATGAATCTAGCGGGACGGTCCTTGTTTGCCGTCAGTTTTTTGACGATTTTCCGGGAAGGGGCCGAGACCCTGCTGTTTTATATCGGGATGGCACCCGCGATGACATCGACCGCTTTAGCCGGAGGGATTGTTTTAGCAATTGCGCTGATCGGGATTCTTTCGCTTGCTGTCATTTATTTGGGGGTTCGCCTGCCAATTAATCGGCTCTTTTTAGTAGCAACCGGTTTGATTTATCTTATGGCTTTTAAAATTTTGGGCGCCAGCCTGCATGCGTTGCAAATTACGGGCATCTTGCCGATCCATGTCATGTCATATATGCCCTCGTTACCTTGGATGGGAATCTATCCGACGTATGAGACGATTGTCCCGCAAGCCGGATTATGTCTTCTCATCGGTTTTTTGATATATAGGAGACGTCAATCTCCCGCGGTACTCCGGAAAGCCGTCTAA
- a CDS encoding general stress protein produces the protein MIETRIVRNMTAVDAEVTSLKSSGYSNKQIYIFAKDEELAERIANDTQTLAYRVTKKSFFETLMSTVRSNRKDRIAQLSELGMTKDVAEDLEEEVRHGRIVIVGSKSDLLNPAFAASYVEDETKEYGAGVPKLEEEETTTTLPADQNVKLDKK, from the coding sequence ATGATTGAAACAAGAATCGTACGGAACATGACGGCCGTCGACGCAGAAGTGACGAGCTTGAAGTCAAGCGGCTATTCGAATAAACAAATTTACATCTTTGCGAAGGATGAAGAATTGGCAGAACGGATTGCCAATGACACTCAGACGTTGGCATATCGGGTAACAAAAAAATCATTTTTTGAGACATTGATGTCAACAGTACGCAGTAACCGAAAAGACCGCATTGCCCAATTGTCGGAACTCGGTATGACAAAGGATGTAGCAGAAGATTTGGAAGAGGAAGTCCGCCATGGTCGGATTGTCATCGTCGGTTCAAAATCCGACTTACTGAATCCGGCATTCGCCGCTTCTTATGTCGAAGACGAGACGAAAGAATACGGAGCAGGTGTTCCGAAACTCGAAGAGGAAGAAACAACGACGACCTTACCAGCCGACCAAAACGTTAAGTTGGATAAAAAATGA
- a CDS encoding YolD-like family protein: MLQSKKRTERKWRQRTTRNHILQLEHLYKAHPARLTTQTKTVFPQVLEDTIRSGRTVTVRYLERGTENTLTGTVTALFHARGIIEIKTSTGLRRHIPYNEVMDIRELLL; encoded by the coding sequence GTGTTACAGTCCAAGAAACGAACGGAGCGGAAGTGGCGACAACGCACGACACGGAATCATATCCTGCAATTGGAACACTTGTACAAAGCGCATCCCGCCCGACTGACGACGCAAACAAAGACTGTTTTCCCACAAGTTTTAGAAGATACCATCCGAAGCGGTCGAACGGTGACGGTCCGTTATCTCGAGCGCGGGACGGAAAACACATTGACTGGAACGGTTACCGCTCTTTTTCATGCTCGCGGAATCATTGAAATCAAGACATCAACCGGTTTACGACGTCATATCCCGTACAATGAGGTAATGGATATACGTGAATTGCTACTATAG
- a CDS encoding alpha/beta fold hydrolase has protein sequence MQHIADWEDYRFDYRDSGTGPVILLIHGTQSDYREVYHVERLIEAGYRVIVPSRPGYGKTPLHVASTPVELAAFYKRWLASRHIEHYTVYGISAGGPTAIALASNNPAVCSLVLACAMTHEISLPYQAWLVQPLLQRPLQLLQWVLWHYVKDKLIKFPQEASVRMVEMTSLLQRDEIRGQLNGVDQQLLYQVGLQNGPGRGVLFDLTQQIDRSLLQAIRCPVLIIHSKADRAVPFEHASYAGRAIAHAQFIESASPGHLIWIGPSARHDERMIERFISLNHL, from the coding sequence ATGCAACACATTGCCGATTGGGAGGATTACCGATTCGATTACCGTGACAGCGGAACGGGTCCCGTCATTTTACTGATTCATGGTACACAATCCGATTACCGGGAAGTCTATCATGTAGAACGACTGATTGAAGCCGGTTATCGTGTCATTGTCCCGTCGCGTCCGGGATATGGAAAAACACCGCTCCATGTCGCATCAACGCCAGTTGAGCTGGCTGCTTTTTATAAAAGGTGGCTGGCTTCACGTCACATCGAACACTATACCGTATACGGGATTTCCGCCGGCGGACCGACAGCTATTGCGTTAGCGAGCAACAATCCGGCGGTCTGTTCACTCGTCCTTGCCTGTGCGATGACACACGAAATCTCGCTTCCTTATCAGGCATGGCTAGTTCAACCGCTCCTTCAACGTCCGTTGCAACTCCTGCAATGGGTACTGTGGCATTACGTCAAAGATAAGTTAATCAAGTTCCCCCAAGAAGCGTCTGTACGGATGGTCGAAATGACCAGTCTGTTACAACGTGACGAGATTCGCGGTCAATTGAATGGTGTCGATCAACAATTGTTGTACCAGGTCGGACTGCAGAACGGACCGGGCCGGGGTGTCTTATTTGATTTGACGCAACAAATCGACCGATCGCTCTTGCAGGCGATTCGCTGTCCGGTATTGATCATTCACTCCAAAGCGGACCGGGCCGTACCATTCGAACATGCCAGCTATGCCGGGCGCGCCATTGCACATGCCCAGTTCATCGAGTCGGCAAGTCCCGGTCACTTGATTTGGATCGGACCATCCGCGCGTCATGACGAACGAATGATTGAACGTTTCATTTCCTTAAATCACTTGTAA
- a CDS encoding helix-turn-helix transcriptional regulator, with product MPNEKLSNRDRLLAVREIFEQYSDEEETLTLEELSTKLSKRGLIEKLSRKSLKEDITALEKSGFDIHAEVTKNGLAIPYHLVSRPFEYHHLRLLVDAIASAKFISESETEILVRNIHTLTSKRLAKTLTPVIHTVKKPKGVIPFSIDTIQKAIIDQDIISFQYQGKFNERTRKFELRRDGDYYLVAPAHLIVDNGNYYLIGRDERVEEIRTYRVDRIVNCSVFEPAQTPVVVESTYLSSMFNMYGGEQEQLTLKFHESVMPTVVDRFGTDIRCRRLDGDWFEVKVGALFSQGFMMWLIQFAEQAEILEPAFCREAFKNKVLELAKVYQTGITASQPINESV from the coding sequence GTGCCAAATGAAAAATTATCCAATCGGGATCGATTGTTAGCAGTCCGTGAAATTTTTGAACAGTATTCCGATGAAGAAGAAACGTTGACATTAGAAGAACTAAGTACAAAACTGTCCAAACGAGGATTGATTGAAAAACTGTCCCGGAAATCATTAAAAGAAGACATCACGGCTCTTGAGAAATCGGGTTTTGACATCCATGCGGAAGTAACCAAAAATGGTCTCGCGATTCCGTATCATCTGGTCAGCCGTCCGTTCGAATACCACCATTTGCGTTTGCTCGTTGATGCGATTGCCAGTGCGAAGTTCATTTCCGAAAGCGAAACGGAGATTCTGGTCCGCAATATTCATACCTTGACGAGTAAACGTCTCGCTAAAACGTTGACACCGGTCATACATACCGTCAAGAAACCGAAAGGCGTCATCCCATTTTCAATCGATACCATCCAAAAGGCGATCATTGATCAGGATATCATCAGTTTCCAATATCAAGGAAAGTTCAATGAACGAACACGAAAGTTCGAGTTGCGGCGGGACGGTGATTATTACCTTGTTGCCCCGGCTCATTTGATTGTGGATAATGGCAACTACTATTTGATCGGCCGTGATGAACGCGTCGAAGAGATTCGGACGTACCGGGTGGATCGAATCGTCAATTGCAGTGTCTTCGAACCGGCACAGACACCGGTCGTGGTCGAATCCACTTATTTGAGCAGTATGTTCAATATGTACGGTGGGGAACAGGAACAGTTGACATTAAAGTTTCATGAGAGCGTCATGCCGACTGTCGTTGATCGGTTCGGGACGGACATTCGTTGCCGTCGCTTAGATGGAGACTGGTTCGAAGTCAAAGTCGGTGCCTTGTTCTCTCAAGGGTTCATGATGTGGCTGATTCAGTTCGCCGAACAAGCAGAAATTCTTGAACCGGCTTTTTGTCGGGAAGCCTTTAAAAACAAAGTTTTGGAGCTTGCCAAAGTCTATCAAACAGGGATTACTGCCAGTCAACCGATAAATGAAAGTGTCTAA